The Agromyces atrinae genome window below encodes:
- the hisD gene encoding histidinol dehydrogenase: MIQRIDLRGQTPTPAELLSLVPRTSSDVSDAMAAAAALIDDVRRDGEAALVAQAERFDGVRPEALRVPAAHRAEALAGLDPAVRAAIEETIRRVRESSAAQVPPTQTTELGDGAEVVQRWTPVGRVGLYVPGGKAVYPSSVVMNVVPAQTAGVASIALASPAQADQGGRVHPTILAVAELLGVDEIYAMGGAGAVGAFAYGVPGLVERVDLVTGPGNRFVAAAKRVVHGVIGIDAEAGPTDILVIADDSADADLVAADLVSQAEHDEVAAAVLVTTSEALADAVVERLAVRAAATKHSARVQTALGGRQSAVVLVDDLAGATAFSNAFAPEHLEIQTTDPDAVLASIVNAGAIFLGSYSPVSLGDYSAGSNHVLPTGGHARFSSGLSAATFLRPQQVVRYSEAALREVAENIAALSAAEDLPAHGEAVTARFDRARTEA, translated from the coding sequence ATGATCCAGCGCATCGACCTTCGAGGTCAGACCCCCACCCCCGCCGAACTCCTCTCTCTCGTGCCGCGCACGTCGAGCGACGTCTCGGACGCCATGGCGGCCGCTGCAGCGCTCATCGACGACGTGCGTCGCGACGGCGAAGCCGCCCTCGTGGCGCAGGCCGAGCGCTTCGACGGCGTCCGTCCCGAGGCACTCCGCGTTCCCGCCGCGCATCGTGCGGAGGCACTCGCCGGGCTCGACCCCGCTGTCCGTGCGGCGATCGAGGAGACGATCCGACGGGTGCGGGAATCGAGCGCCGCACAGGTGCCCCCCACGCAGACGACGGAGCTCGGCGACGGCGCCGAGGTCGTCCAGCGCTGGACGCCCGTCGGGCGCGTCGGCCTCTACGTGCCCGGCGGCAAGGCCGTCTACCCCTCGAGCGTCGTCATGAACGTCGTGCCCGCGCAGACCGCGGGCGTGGCCTCGATCGCGCTCGCCTCACCGGCGCAGGCCGATCAGGGCGGACGCGTCCACCCCACGATCCTCGCGGTCGCGGAACTCCTCGGCGTCGACGAGATCTACGCGATGGGCGGCGCGGGCGCGGTCGGCGCCTTCGCCTACGGCGTTCCCGGTCTCGTCGAGCGCGTCGACCTCGTCACGGGCCCGGGTAACCGGTTCGTCGCCGCCGCGAAGCGCGTCGTGCACGGTGTCATCGGAATCGACGCGGAGGCCGGTCCGACCGACATCCTCGTGATCGCCGACGACTCGGCCGATGCCGACCTCGTCGCGGCCGACCTCGTGAGCCAGGCCGAGCACGACGAGGTGGCCGCCGCCGTCCTCGTCACGACGTCGGAGGCCCTCGCCGACGCGGTCGTCGAGCGGCTCGCCGTGCGCGCGGCGGCGACTAAGCACTCGGCACGCGTGCAGACGGCCCTCGGCGGCCGCCAGTCTGCCGTCGTCCTCGTCGATGACCTCGCCGGGGCCACCGCGTTCAGCAACGCCTTCGCGCCTGAGCACCTCGAGATCCAGACGACCGATCCTGACGCCGTGCTCGCGTCGATCGTCAATGCCGGCGCGATCTTCCTCGGGTCGTATTCACCTGTAAGCCTCGGCGACTACTCGGCGGGATCGAATCACGTCCTCCCCACCGGAGGCCACGCGCGATTCTCCTCCGGGCTCTCGGCCGCGACCTTCCTCCGGCCGCAGCAGGTCGTACGCTACTCCGAGGCCGCACTGCGGGAGGTCGCCGAGAACATCGCCGCTCTCTCGGCCGCCGAAGACCTCCCCGCTCACGGCGAGGCCGTCACCGCTCGCTTCGACCGCGCGCGCACCGAAGCCTGA
- the nrdR gene encoding transcriptional regulator NrdR has product MYCPFCRNPDSRVIDSRTSDDGLSIRRRRQCPSCTRRFSTTETASLSVIKRSGVVEPFSREKVVSGVRKACQGRPVTDSDLAVLAQKVEETIRQTGASQIEANDIGLAVLPPLRELDEVAYLRFASVYQAFESLDDFEDAIGQLRAEHGRLPARPAE; this is encoded by the coding sequence ATGTACTGTCCGTTCTGCCGCAACCCTGATTCGCGCGTCATCGACTCGCGCACGAGTGACGACGGTCTGTCGATCCGTCGTCGGCGCCAGTGCCCGTCGTGCACACGTCGTTTCTCGACGACAGAGACCGCGAGCCTCAGCGTCATCAAGCGCTCGGGCGTCGTCGAGCCCTTCAGCCGCGAGAAGGTCGTGTCGGGTGTGCGCAAGGCCTGCCAGGGCCGGCCCGTGACGGATTCCGACCTCGCGGTGCTCGCGCAGAAGGTCGAAGAGACGATCCGTCAGACGGGTGCATCGCAGATCGAGGCGAACGACATCGGACTCGCCGTGCTCCCGCCCCTCCGTGAACTCGACGAGGTCGCCTACCTCCGGTTCGCGAGCGTCTACCAGGCCTTCGAATCGCTCGACGACTTCGAGGACGCCATCGGTCAGCTGCGCGCCGAGCACGGCCGTCTTCCCGCACGGCCGGCGGAGTGA
- a CDS encoding quinone-dependent dihydroorotate dehydrogenase, with protein sequence MYRLLFSTFLSRLDPEDAHHLAFAVIRRLPWLGIGRLVNLVTRPDPRLAVDALGLRFPSPFGVAAGFDKDGLAVFGLGELGFGHVEVGTITALAQPGNERPRLFRLVPDRALINRMGFNNDGADSAALRLAKLARRSRRPVLGVNIGKSRVTAVENATADYVRSARVLAPHADYLVVNVSSPNTPGLRGLQELDELAPLLEAVKAEAGETPLLVKIAPDLTDDAVERIAKLAVRLGLAGIIATNTTISREGLRSSAAAVEAAGAGGLSGAPLAKRSLEVLRLIRASVPAELCVISVGGVDTADDVQERLDAGATLVQGYSAFIYRGPLWARSINRGLARRLG encoded by the coding sequence ATGTACCGTCTGCTCTTCTCGACGTTCCTCTCGCGCCTCGACCCCGAAGACGCGCACCACCTCGCTTTCGCTGTCATCCGTCGCCTGCCCTGGCTCGGCATCGGCCGCCTCGTGAACCTCGTCACGCGGCCCGATCCGCGCCTTGCGGTCGACGCGCTGGGCCTCCGCTTCCCTTCGCCGTTCGGCGTCGCCGCGGGCTTCGACAAGGACGGACTCGCCGTGTTCGGGCTCGGAGAACTCGGATTCGGTCACGTCGAGGTCGGCACCATCACGGCGCTCGCGCAGCCGGGAAACGAGCGGCCGCGACTCTTCCGGCTCGTGCCCGATCGTGCGCTCATCAACCGCATGGGCTTCAACAACGATGGTGCAGACTCGGCCGCCCTGCGTCTCGCGAAACTCGCCCGACGTTCGCGGCGCCCGGTGCTCGGCGTGAATATCGGCAAGAGCCGCGTCACGGCCGTCGAGAATGCGACAGCCGACTACGTGCGGAGCGCTCGCGTGCTCGCGCCGCACGCCGACTACCTCGTGGTGAACGTCAGCTCGCCGAACACGCCCGGGCTCCGCGGCCTGCAGGAGCTCGATGAGCTCGCCCCGCTGCTCGAGGCGGTCAAGGCCGAGGCCGGTGAGACTCCGCTCCTCGTGAAGATCGCGCCCGACCTGACGGATGACGCCGTCGAGCGCATCGCGAAGCTGGCCGTCCGTCTCGGACTCGCGGGCATCATCGCGACCAACACGACGATCTCGCGCGAGGGCCTGCGATCGTCGGCCGCCGCCGTCGAGGCCGCCGGTGCCGGAGGACTCTCGGGTGCTCCGCTCGCGAAGCGTTCGCTCGAGGTCCTGCGGCTCATCCGCGCGAGCGTGCCCGCCGAGCTGTGTGTGATCTCGGTCGGCGGAGTCGACACCGCTGACGACGTGCAGGAGCGACTCGACGCGGGGGCCACCCTCGTGCAGGGTTACTCGGCTTTCATCTACCGCGGCCCGCTCTGGGCGCGTTCGATCAATCGCGGTCTCGCCCGCCGACTCGGCTGA
- a CDS encoding App1 family protein, whose product MPGDLHAPHSGSLPFRKPHRAARFEDMVHAFRERWVRRRGHVPTVVPYTGYGSSEWVRIFCRVLLSRPPGTLKSERRRRRREQGIRGWRSFTSVPVGDVSVTIEVGGQRTTVVADRGGVVDTRIPAQLEPGWHTATLSVAGSKPVEAPIRIVPPETRFGIISDIDDTVMVTALPRPFVAAWNTFVLDEHARTPTPGMAVLLERLSAKYEGALVVYLSTGAWNTAPTLTRFLSRNLYPAGPMLLTDWGPTHDRLFRSGKEHKQKNLRRLAEEFPDIRWLLIGDDGQHDPDLYAEFAAENPDKVSAIAIRELSAGEAVLAGGRTKQESSANAVPVVSGADGSQIADRLGEIGLL is encoded by the coding sequence ATGCCGGGAGATCTGCACGCACCTCACAGCGGCAGTCTCCCCTTTCGGAAGCCTCACCGGGCGGCCCGCTTCGAGGACATGGTCCACGCCTTCCGTGAGCGCTGGGTGCGACGCCGCGGACACGTGCCGACGGTCGTGCCGTACACCGGCTACGGCTCGTCCGAATGGGTGCGCATCTTCTGCCGGGTGCTGCTCAGCCGCCCGCCGGGAACCCTGAAGTCCGAGCGCCGGCGCCGTCGCCGCGAACAGGGCATCCGCGGATGGCGGAGCTTCACGAGCGTGCCCGTCGGCGACGTCTCGGTGACGATCGAGGTCGGCGGACAGCGCACGACCGTCGTCGCCGATCGCGGCGGAGTGGTCGACACTCGTATCCCCGCGCAACTCGAGCCCGGCTGGCACACGGCGACCCTCTCGGTCGCCGGCTCGAAGCCCGTCGAGGCCCCGATCCGCATCGTGCCGCCCGAGACGCGCTTCGGCATCATCTCCGACATCGACGACACCGTCATGGTCACGGCCCTGCCGCGGCCCTTCGTCGCCGCCTGGAACACCTTCGTGCTCGACGAGCACGCGCGCACGCCGACGCCCGGCATGGCCGTGCTGCTCGAGCGACTGTCGGCGAAGTACGAGGGCGCCCTCGTCGTCTACCTCTCGACCGGCGCCTGGAACACCGCACCCACGCTCACGCGCTTCCTCTCGCGCAACCTCTACCCCGCCGGGCCGATGCTGCTCACCGACTGGGGCCCCACCCACGACCGGCTCTTCCGCAGCGGCAAGGAGCACAAGCAGAAGAACCTGCGCCGGCTCGCCGAAGAGTTCCCCGACATCCGCTGGCTCCTCATCGGCGACGACGGCCAGCACGATCCCGACCTGTACGCCGAGTTCGCGGCCGAGAACCCCGACAAGGTCTCCGCGATCGCGATCCGCGAGCTCTCCGCCGGTGAGGCCGTGCTCGCGGGTGGTCGCACGAAGCAGGAGTCGTCGGCCAACGCGGTTCCCGTCGTCTCCGGCGCCGACGGGTCGCAGATCGCCGACCGCCTCGGCGAGATCGGCCTGCTCTAG
- a CDS encoding TetR/AcrR family transcriptional regulator codes for MALGQHITDDDDTLANVRTEPTQSRSSKRLDHLLDAAAAIVDDGEAERMTTAEVAERAGASIGTVYRYFPDRLAILAALRQRATRRFRQKLAEELSIEHPEDWMSLLDTVVDVYVEMYRSEPGFSVIGAGNRERVEDDGDESRPSIFAVRLAREIAEGFDVENDADLRFSLDICVEIGEALVARAFATDPAGDERYIAECRRILHSYLGEHLATAESRASAA; via the coding sequence GTGGCGCTCGGCCAACACATCACCGATGACGACGACACGTTGGCCAACGTGCGAACGGAACCGACGCAGTCGCGCAGCTCGAAGCGACTGGACCATCTTCTCGACGCCGCCGCGGCGATCGTCGACGACGGCGAAGCCGAGCGGATGACGACGGCCGAGGTCGCCGAGAGGGCCGGAGCGTCGATCGGAACGGTGTACCGGTACTTCCCCGATCGCCTCGCGATCCTCGCCGCCCTCCGTCAGCGTGCGACGCGCCGCTTCCGCCAGAAGCTCGCCGAGGAGCTCTCGATCGAGCACCCCGAGGATTGGATGAGCCTCCTCGACACCGTCGTCGACGTCTACGTCGAGATGTACCGCTCGGAGCCCGGCTTCAGCGTCATCGGCGCGGGCAACCGCGAGCGGGTCGAGGACGATGGCGACGAGTCGCGCCCGAGCATCTTCGCCGTGCGGCTCGCCCGTGAGATCGCCGAGGGATTCGACGTCGAGAACGACGCCGACCTGCGCTTCTCGCTCGACATCTGCGTCGAGATCGGCGAGGCCCTCGTGGCGCGCGCGTTCGCGACGGACCCCGCCGGCGACGAGCGCTACATCGCGGAGTGCCGCCGCATCCTGCACAGCTACCTCGGCGAGCACCTCGCGACGGCCGAGAGCCGGGCGTCGGCGGCCTGA
- a CDS encoding DedA family protein, giving the protein MNELLTWILDTVQSVDPVLRTVLAGIGIMLETSVLIGLIVPGDTVVIVASTAVDGPVEYFVLVVTVVVGALLGESFGFALGRFFGPRILHSRLGRRIGEENWAKAQRYLDRRGGIAVFISRFLPVLHSLIPLTVGMSTMRYRRFMAWTVPACIIWAFAYVSVGALAAGSYRDLADDLHYAGYIFVGIIVVFLLVVFGVKKILQRVEARHMTDDGEDDSA; this is encoded by the coding sequence GTGAACGAGCTGCTCACCTGGATTCTGGACACCGTTCAATCAGTCGACCCGGTACTGCGCACCGTCCTCGCGGGCATCGGCATCATGCTCGAGACGTCCGTCCTCATCGGCCTCATCGTGCCGGGCGACACCGTCGTCATCGTCGCGAGCACCGCCGTCGACGGGCCCGTCGAGTACTTCGTCCTCGTCGTCACAGTCGTCGTCGGAGCGCTCCTCGGCGAATCGTTCGGCTTCGCTCTCGGCCGCTTCTTCGGCCCGCGCATCCTGCACTCGCGCCTCGGTCGACGCATCGGCGAGGAGAACTGGGCGAAGGCCCAGCGCTACCTCGACCGTCGTGGCGGCATCGCGGTCTTCATCTCACGATTCCTGCCCGTGCTGCACTCGCTCATCCCGCTGACCGTCGGCATGAGCACGATGCGTTACCGGCGCTTCATGGCGTGGACGGTGCCCGCGTGCATCATCTGGGCGTTCGCCTACGTGAGCGTGGGCGCTCTCGCCGCCGGCAGCTACCGCGACCTCGCCGACGACCTGCACTACGCCGGGTACATCTTCGTCGGCATCATCGTCGTCTTCCTCCTCGTCGTGTTCGGCGTGAAGAAGATCCTTCAGCGCGTCGAGGCGCGCCACATGACGGATGACGGCGAGGACGACTCGGCCTGA
- a CDS encoding M56 family metallopeptidase, whose product MQLACALIASLAIVLAWPAPIILSRAEWTARSPGVALALWQAIALGGGLSMIGALLGFGILPLDDGLLEAIPIFAEAAFHGPLPAPIGVVQMLALSGAVILGAHLFLNLAQTVIRTERRRRRHHALVGILSSPMTERPSTRVLDHPAPLAYCVPGVRTVTVLSNGLVDLLDDDELDAVLAHERSHLRQYHHLVLLAFQAWNTALPWFPIANRAEFAVAGLVEMLADDEATRTVSKATLARAIARVGDAWDAPDASGGAGRSVDRTALELRANRLDGTRAPLGRAARGLVLGIASLIVIAPTVFLLLLL is encoded by the coding sequence ATGCAGCTCGCCTGCGCCCTCATCGCCAGCCTCGCCATCGTGCTCGCCTGGCCGGCACCCATCATCCTGTCGCGGGCCGAGTGGACGGCGCGCTCCCCCGGTGTCGCGCTCGCGCTCTGGCAGGCGATCGCCCTCGGCGGCGGACTCTCGATGATCGGGGCGTTGCTCGGCTTCGGCATCCTCCCGCTCGACGACGGCTTGCTCGAGGCGATCCCGATCTTCGCCGAGGCCGCCTTCCACGGTCCCTTGCCCGCTCCCATCGGCGTCGTCCAGATGCTCGCGCTGAGCGGCGCCGTCATCCTCGGCGCCCACCTCTTCCTGAACCTCGCGCAGACCGTCATCCGCACGGAACGCCGACGCCGACGCCACCACGCTCTCGTCGGCATCCTCAGCTCGCCGATGACCGAGCGACCCAGCACGCGCGTGCTCGATCACCCCGCGCCGCTCGCGTACTGCGTACCCGGGGTCCGCACCGTGACGGTGCTCTCGAACGGACTCGTCGACCTGTTGGACGACGACGAACTCGATGCCGTCCTCGCCCACGAGCGCAGCCATCTGCGTCAGTACCACCACCTCGTGCTGCTCGCGTTCCAGGCGTGGAACACGGCACTCCCCTGGTTCCCCATCGCGAATCGAGCGGAGTTCGCCGTCGCGGGTCTCGTCGAGATGCTCGCCGACGACGAAGCGACCCGCACGGTGTCGAAGGCGACCCTCGCTCGTGCCATCGCCCGCGTCGGCGACGCGTGGGACGCGCCCGATGCGTCGGGTGGAGCCGGTCGCTCGGTCGACCGCACCGCCCTCGAACTGCGGGCGAACCGCCTCGACGGCACACGCGCTCCGCTCGGTCGGGCTGCCCGGGGGCTCGTCCTGGGAATCGCCTCACTCATCGTGATCGCACCGACGGTCTTCCTGCTTCTGCTCCTCTGA
- a CDS encoding BlaI/MecI/CopY family transcriptional regulator: MNTLGDLERSIMETLWNSVEPLSATELQSRLSAVGSGRELAQTTILTVLSRLEKKGFVASLRDRRPRLFRADRSREDHTADLMLEVLGGAGDRDAALARFVDTVSSREADTLRRLLG, from the coding sequence GTGAACACCCTCGGCGACCTCGAACGCTCCATCATGGAGACCCTCTGGAACTCCGTCGAGCCGCTCAGCGCCACCGAACTGCAGTCGCGACTCTCCGCGGTCGGATCGGGTCGCGAGCTCGCTCAGACGACGATCCTCACCGTGCTCTCCCGCCTCGAGAAGAAGGGGTTCGTCGCGTCGCTCCGTGACCGTCGCCCCCGACTCTTCCGAGCCGACCGGTCGCGCGAGGACCACACCGCCGACCTCATGCTCGAAGTGCTCGGCGGCGCCGGCGACCGCGATGCGGCCCTCGCCCGATTCGTCGACACCGTCTCGTCTCGTGAGGCCGACACCCTGCGCCGCCTCCTCGGCTAG
- a CDS encoding cytochrome ubiquinol oxidase subunit I codes for MNEILDPLLLARWQFGLTTLYHFLFVPLTIGLVTTTAIFQTAWVRTDKIIYYQLTRFFGTIFLINFAMGVVTGIVQEFQFGMNWSEYSRFVGDVFGAPLALEGLLAFFFEATFIGLWIFGWDKLPRKLHLATIWATAVGSVLSAYFILAANAFMQNPVGFEINAEKGRAELTDIGALLTNPVVLAAFPHTIAAAFMVTAGLIISAAAWHLARNQHIDVMRPALKFGLWTMIVSGILTTVFGDQLSLAMVATQPMKMAAAEATYDTVCGADASFSIFTLGTPDGTSELFSIRVPYLLSLLSTHTFDGCVEGINDLQAQYTELWGPADYTPIIWVTYWSFRWMIGLGLLHILVAVVGLWLTRKGRSPKNRWVWKAAIWSFPLSLLAMLVGWTFTEMGRQPWIVFSQMMTESAVSPNVSGLEVLISLIVFTLIYGALAVVEFKLILRAIHRGPVEAPTPDPETGRVEPATTVY; via the coding sequence ATGAACGAGATCCTCGATCCGCTGCTACTCGCTCGTTGGCAGTTCGGTCTGACGACTCTGTACCACTTCCTGTTCGTGCCACTCACGATCGGCCTCGTCACGACGACGGCGATCTTCCAGACGGCGTGGGTGCGCACCGACAAGATCATCTACTACCAGCTGACCCGATTCTTCGGCACGATCTTCCTCATCAACTTCGCCATGGGCGTCGTGACGGGCATCGTGCAGGAGTTCCAGTTCGGAATGAACTGGTCGGAGTACTCCCGCTTCGTCGGTGACGTGTTCGGCGCCCCCCTCGCGCTCGAGGGCCTCCTCGCCTTCTTCTTCGAAGCGACGTTCATCGGTCTCTGGATCTTCGGCTGGGACAAGCTCCCGCGGAAGCTCCACCTCGCGACGATCTGGGCCACCGCCGTCGGCAGCGTGCTCTCGGCGTACTTCATCCTCGCCGCCAACGCGTTCATGCAGAACCCGGTCGGCTTCGAGATCAACGCCGAGAAGGGCCGCGCCGAACTCACCGACATCGGCGCACTGCTCACGAACCCCGTCGTGCTCGCCGCGTTCCCGCACACGATCGCCGCGGCGTTCATGGTCACGGCCGGCCTCATCATCAGCGCGGCCGCGTGGCACCTCGCGCGCAACCAGCACATCGACGTCATGCGTCCCGCGCTCAAGTTCGGACTGTGGACGATGATCGTCTCCGGCATCCTCACGACCGTCTTCGGCGACCAGCTGAGCCTCGCGATGGTCGCGACCCAACCGATGAAGATGGCGGCCGCCGAGGCGACGTACGACACGGTGTGCGGAGCCGATGCCTCGTTCTCGATCTTCACCCTCGGAACCCCCGACGGAACGAGCGAGCTGTTCTCGATCCGAGTGCCCTACCTGCTCTCTCTGCTGTCGACGCACACGTTCGACGGCTGCGTCGAGGGCATCAACGACCTGCAGGCGCAGTACACCGAACTCTGGGGTCCGGCCGACTACACGCCCATCATCTGGGTGACCTACTGGTCCTTCCGCTGGATGATCGGCCTCGGCCTCCTCCACATCCTCGTCGCCGTCGTCGGCCTGTGGCTCACCCGCAAGGGACGCAGCCCCAAGAACCGCTGGGTCTGGAAGGCCGCGATCTGGTCGTTCCCGCTCTCGCTCCTCGCGATGCTCGTGGGCTGGACCTTCACCGAGATGGGCCGACAGCCCTGGATCGTGTTCAGCCAGATGATGACCGAATCGGCGGTGTCCCCGAACGTCTCGGGTCTCGAGGTGCTCATCTCGCTCATCGTGTTCACGCTCATCTACGGCGCTCTCGCCGTCGTCGAGTTCAAACTCATCCTCCGCGCCATCCACCGCGGACCCGTCGAAGCCCCGACCCCCGACCCCGAGACCGGCCGCGTCGAGCCGGCCACGACCGTCTACTAG
- the cydB gene encoding cytochrome d ubiquinol oxidase subunit II: protein MDLATLWFWIVAFLFVGYFVLDGFDFGVGMSLPFLGRDETDRRQIINTIGPVWDLNETWVIVAGASLFAAFPEWYATLFSGFYLALLLILAALIGRGVSFEYRHQRPESEWKAWFDRLIVIGSALPALLWGVAFANIVQGVPLDEGHNYTGTFFDLVNPYALLGGVTTLLLFFTHGVTFVALKTDGDLRVRAQRLARRAGIITIVIAATFLLWTGLAFGTTAFWILAAVAAVALIAAWVANARGAEGWSFAFMVVTIAAAVFGLFAALFPAVMPASNDPANSLTIANASSSEYTLTVMSWTALIFLPLILLYQGWTYWVFRKRITRASIEAAVHS, encoded by the coding sequence ATGGACCTCGCCACACTCTGGTTCTGGATCGTCGCCTTCCTCTTCGTCGGCTACTTCGTGCTCGACGGATTCGACTTCGGCGTCGGCATGTCGCTGCCATTCCTCGGTCGCGACGAGACGGATCGTCGTCAGATCATCAACACCATCGGCCCCGTGTGGGACCTCAACGAGACCTGGGTGATCGTCGCGGGAGCCTCGCTCTTCGCGGCCTTCCCCGAGTGGTACGCGACGCTCTTCAGCGGCTTCTATCTCGCTCTGCTGCTGATCCTCGCGGCACTCATCGGTCGCGGGGTGTCGTTCGAGTACCGGCACCAGCGGCCCGAGTCCGAGTGGAAGGCGTGGTTCGACCGACTCATCGTCATCGGCTCGGCGCTGCCCGCGCTGCTCTGGGGTGTGGCGTTCGCGAACATCGTGCAGGGCGTGCCCCTCGACGAAGGCCACAACTACACCGGCACCTTCTTCGACCTCGTGAACCCGTACGCGCTCCTCGGCGGCGTGACGACCCTGCTCCTCTTCTTCACGCACGGAGTGACCTTCGTCGCACTGAAGACGGACGGTGACCTGCGGGTGCGCGCCCAGCGCCTCGCTCGCCGGGCCGGTATCATCACGATCGTGATCGCGGCGACCTTCCTCCTCTGGACGGGTCTCGCGTTCGGCACGACGGCATTCTGGATCCTCGCCGCTGTCGCCGCCGTCGCGCTCATCGCCGCGTGGGTCGCCAACGCGCGCGGTGCCGAGGGCTGGTCGTTCGCCTTCATGGTCGTCACGATCGCCGCCGCGGTCTTCGGCCTGTTCGCCGCGCTGTTCCCCGCGGTCATGCCCGCCTCGAACGATCCGGCCAACTCGCTCACGATCGCGAACGCGTCGAGCTCGGAGTACACGCTCACGGTCATGAGCTGGACGGCGCTCATCTTCCTGCCGCTCATCCTCCTCTACCAGGGGTGGACCTACTGGGTGTTCCGCAAGCGCATCACCCGCGCATCGATCGAGGCCGCCGTCCACTCGTGA
- the cydD gene encoding thiol reductant ABC exporter subunit CydD: MKPFDPRLLTHSRTASLTLAAGGVVGLAQTFAIIAFAWALAQLVVGAIEGRFEDVTGYVALLAAAVIVRATAAWLWDLTGLAGAARVKAELRSEALGALDRLGPGEVASRSRSDLVTTLGPGLDALDGYFAGYLPQLILTAIATPVLVLTVWLADPLSGIIVTVALPLIPIFMILIGLATQSVQKKQWDALRGLARSFLDLVGGLSTLIVYGRQHRQSARIRSLTEDYRRRTMAVLRVTFLSGFVLELAGSLSVALVAVSIGLRLVEGQMALFVGLFVLILTPEVFLPVRNVGARFHASAEGMTAADDLFAVIEASRASVPTTEAPVEASGDERGLVVRDLRVERDGVPVVDGFDLDAAPGSITMLMGESGAGKSTIVAALLGFAASTGERRFDGRTLRLDDIAWSGQSAGLGAGTVASNIALGAGSIDRALVARCAARVALDGLDPETVIGSDGSGLSGGQAARVAVARALYRWESAGARLLVLDEPSAALDADTEAQLGRTLRDVAASGAVVLVVTHRESLLEYADAIVRVGEDARV; this comes from the coding sequence GTGAAACCGTTCGACCCCCGACTCCTGACCCACTCGCGGACGGCTTCGCTGACCCTCGCTGCGGGCGGAGTCGTGGGGCTCGCGCAGACTTTCGCGATCATCGCGTTCGCGTGGGCGCTCGCCCAGCTCGTCGTCGGTGCGATCGAGGGGCGGTTCGAGGATGTCACGGGCTACGTCGCCCTGCTCGCGGCAGCGGTGATCGTGCGAGCGACCGCGGCCTGGCTCTGGGACCTGACGGGTCTCGCCGGAGCCGCACGCGTCAAGGCCGAGCTGCGGAGCGAAGCTCTCGGGGCACTCGATCGGCTCGGGCCGGGCGAGGTCGCGTCGCGGTCGCGCAGCGACCTCGTGACGACACTCGGCCCGGGACTCGACGCCCTCGACGGGTACTTCGCAGGCTACCTCCCGCAACTCATCCTCACGGCGATCGCGACACCCGTGCTCGTGCTCACGGTGTGGCTCGCCGACCCGCTCAGCGGCATCATCGTGACCGTCGCGCTTCCGCTCATCCCGATCTTCATGATCCTCATCGGGCTCGCGACCCAGTCGGTGCAGAAGAAGCAGTGGGATGCGCTGCGCGGACTCGCGCGCTCGTTCCTCGATCTCGTGGGCGGGTTGTCGACCCTCATCGTCTACGGCCGCCAGCACCGGCAGTCGGCGCGCATCCGCAGCCTCACCGAGGACTACCGGCGCCGCACGATGGCCGTCCTCCGCGTGACGTTCCTCAGCGGATTCGTGCTCGAACTCGCGGGCAGCCTGTCGGTCGCCCTCGTCGCCGTGTCGATCGGGCTTCGACTCGTCGAGGGTCAGATGGCCCTCTTCGTCGGTCTCTTCGTGCTCATCCTCACGCCCGAGGTCTTCCTTCCGGTGCGGAACGTCGGCGCCCGCTTCCACGCGTCGGCCGAGGGGATGACGGCCGCCGACGATCTCTTCGCGGTGATCGAGGCCTCCCGGGCGTCCGTGCCGACGACAGAGGCTCCCGTCGAGGCATCGGGCGACGAGCGCGGTCTCGTCGTGCGCGACCTGCGCGTCGAACGCGACGGTGTTCCCGTCGTCGACGGATTCGATCTCGATGCGGCCCCGGGGTCGATCACGATGCTCATGGGCGAGAGCGGCGCGGGCAAGTCGACGATCGTGGCCGCACTGCTCGGCTTCGCCGCGTCGACCGGTGAGCGACGCTTCGACGGTCGAACGCTGCGACTCGACGACATCGCGTGGTCGGGCCAGAGCGCGGGACTCGGCGCCGGCACGGTCGCGTCGAACATCGCTCTCGGAGCCGGATCGATCGACCGCGCCCTCGTCGCCCGCTGCGCCGCACGCGTGGCACTCGACGGCCTCGACCCCGAGACCGTGATCGGCTCCGACGGCAGCGGACTGTCGGGCGGCCAGGCGGCGCGCGTCGCCGTCGCGCGAGCCCTCTACCGCTGGGAGTCGGCGGGTGCTCGGCTCCTCGTGCTCGACGAGCCGAGCGCCGCGCTCGACGCCGACACCGAGGCGCAGCTCGGCCGCACGCTCCGCGACGTCGCCGCGAGCGGCGCCGTCGTCCTCGTCGTCACCCACCGTGAGTCTCTGCTCGAGTACGCCGATGCGATCGTGCGAGTGGGGGAGGACGCCCGTGTCTGA